The Candidatus Sysuiplasma jiujiangense genome includes a window with the following:
- a CDS encoding helix-turn-helix domain-containing protein translates to MSRGRKLDDYRKRAYLSASEVSKVLGIGLDTIYDSVRNGTLRSYRSASGQHRFDMSEIEKFRKLVVPERIDTGPSVSECKHFCHAVNGTVQEIVVGNSQNMDYVPSDSVNLVITSPPYFDTKMYSIDGEYEGDLGNIHDLGLWLSEIGKVWSEVYRVLQPGRKFFLNIMNLPLREKGSFRTLNLTGKTIDLCESIGFVFRRDIVWHKTNSSRAHFGTYPYPGGILINHAHEFILEFEKPSPGRYRKYAHVDRDSRERSILEKDFWINVKKSDVWLMKPERSGRGRKHISPFSVELPMRIVRAFSYYGETVLDPFLGSGTTLVASASLGRNGIGFELNRTYASDASERLMHSMSTRNL, encoded by the coding sequence ATCTCAAGAGGGAGAAAATTGGACGATTACAGGAAAAGGGCCTATCTGTCTGCGTCGGAGGTTTCGAAGGTTCTTGGAATCGGTCTAGATACGATCTACGACTCTGTCAGGAATGGCACGCTCCGCAGCTACAGATCTGCGAGCGGACAGCACAGGTTCGACATGAGTGAAATTGAAAAATTCCGGAAACTGGTTGTGCCGGAAAGGATTGACACCGGTCCATCTGTCTCAGAATGCAAACACTTTTGCCATGCTGTAAACGGCACTGTTCAGGAAATAGTAGTGGGGAATTCACAAAATATGGATTATGTCCCAAGCGACAGTGTAAATCTGGTGATAACATCCCCGCCGTATTTTGACACAAAAATGTATTCGATTGACGGAGAATACGAGGGCGATCTTGGAAATATCCATGATCTTGGCTTATGGCTGAGCGAAATAGGAAAGGTCTGGTCTGAAGTGTACCGTGTTCTTCAACCGGGAAGGAAGTTTTTTTTGAACATAATGAACCTGCCGTTGAGGGAGAAGGGCAGCTTCAGGACGCTGAACCTGACGGGAAAGACAATAGATCTATGCGAGAGTATCGGTTTCGTTTTCCGGCGGGACATTGTCTGGCATAAAACAAATTCCTCCAGGGCGCACTTCGGAACATATCCGTATCCCGGCGGTATACTGATAAACCATGCCCATGAGTTTATACTTGAATTTGAGAAGCCGTCGCCCGGCAGATACAGAAAATATGCTCATGTCGACAGGGATTCCAGAGAGCGGTCGATATTGGAAAAGGATTTCTGGATAAATGTTAAGAAAAGCGATGTCTGGCTTATGAAACCTGAAAGGAGCGGCAGGGGAAGAAAACACATCTCTCCCTTCTCGGTTGAACTTCCGATGCGTATCGTCAGGGCGTTCAGCTACTACGGCGAAACTGTCCTCGACCCCTTTCTCGGTTCGGGAACAACACTTGTAGCCTCAGCCAGTCTGGGCCGGAATGGCATAGGCTTTGAACTCAACAGGACTTACGCGTCCGATGCATCTGAAAGGTTGATGCATTCGATGTCAACCCGGAATCTCTGA
- a CDS encoding 2-amino-3,7-dideoxy-D-threo-hept-6-ulosonate synthase: MIGKSIRLERIFDRKSSAALVVPMDHGLSEGPLPGIVDIRDAIDKVSQGGATAIVIHKGLVESGHRGYGRDIGLIVHLSASTKLSPTPNTKVLVGSVEEGIQLGADGISIHINVGAEDDARMLEDAGRIVRDCRNWGMPLLAMMYPRGSAIRDPYSVDLLKHVARVGAELGADVVKVYYTGSEETFREVVKGCPVPILIAGGPKLNSDMEVLRMVKGAMNSGARGISIGRNIWQHKDPTAMTQAISRILFDGAEAEEAAKLLG, encoded by the coding sequence ATGATAGGCAAAAGCATCAGGCTGGAACGAATATTCGACAGAAAGTCATCCGCAGCACTTGTTGTTCCGATGGACCATGGATTGTCTGAAGGGCCCCTGCCGGGGATAGTGGATATAAGGGATGCCATTGATAAAGTTTCGCAAGGTGGGGCGACCGCGATAGTCATTCACAAAGGACTGGTGGAATCCGGTCACAGAGGATACGGCCGTGACATAGGACTGATAGTGCATTTGTCGGCGAGCACGAAACTTTCGCCGACACCCAACACGAAGGTGCTGGTCGGAAGCGTTGAGGAAGGGATACAGCTCGGCGCAGACGGCATTTCCATTCATATCAATGTGGGCGCGGAAGATGATGCCCGGATGCTTGAGGATGCAGGAAGGATTGTTAGAGACTGCAGAAACTGGGGAATGCCGCTTCTCGCAATGATGTATCCGAGGGGAAGCGCTATCCGCGATCCATACAGTGTGGATTTGCTGAAGCATGTTGCACGTGTCGGTGCCGAACTTGGGGCTGACGTTGTTAAGGTCTATTACACTGGATCTGAGGAGACGTTCAGGGAAGTTGTAAAGGGATGTCCTGTGCCAATACTAATAGCAGGAGGTCCGAAATTAAACTCGGATATGGAGGTGCTGCGAATGGTGAAAGGCGCAATGAACAGCGGTGCAAGAGGCATATCCATCGGACGGAATATATGGCAACACAAGGATCCTACCGCAATGACACAGGCTATCTCAAGAATACTCTTTGACGGGGCGGAAGCAGAGGAAGCCGCCAAGCTGCTGGGATGA
- a CDS encoding 3-dehydroquinate synthase II, with translation MTEDKFFWILAQGKEKKARQRLILDAIESGFTDIVISDEDRELLQGAYFRPLQLKDGFLYDGEEKIGSYVRIAEEGDMPDLSRFRLDFLVVEVTDWKVIPVENLIAMCSKNSAKLVVTAKSAREAELFLSTLEKGVDGILAVVSNHHEIGEFGRLLRSGNPVYKLEEAEVTSVNHAGMGDRVCIDTCSILSEGEGMLVGSQSSCLFLIHSESLESKFVNARPFRVNAGPVHSYILSPGGRTSYLSELKSGMQLPAVKTDGTSRNVTVGRVKIERRPLLLIRAAVDGEECSIILQNAETVNLCTLSGHIPVTGIKKGDSVVICRQEGARHFGMRVNETVFER, from the coding sequence TTGACTGAAGATAAGTTCTTCTGGATACTTGCGCAAGGGAAGGAAAAGAAGGCGCGGCAGAGACTTATTCTGGACGCAATTGAAAGTGGTTTCACAGATATTGTGATTTCAGATGAGGACAGGGAACTCCTCCAGGGTGCCTACTTCAGGCCACTCCAGTTGAAGGACGGATTCCTGTATGATGGCGAGGAAAAAATTGGCAGTTACGTCAGAATAGCCGAAGAAGGGGACATGCCTGACCTCTCCAGATTCAGACTGGATTTTCTTGTCGTGGAAGTGACAGACTGGAAGGTCATTCCTGTGGAAAATCTGATAGCAATGTGCTCGAAGAACAGTGCGAAACTTGTCGTAACTGCAAAAAGTGCCAGGGAAGCGGAGCTTTTTCTGAGCACACTGGAAAAAGGCGTGGACGGCATACTTGCAGTCGTATCAAACCATCATGAAATAGGTGAATTTGGCAGATTGCTCAGATCCGGAAATCCGGTTTACAAGCTGGAGGAGGCTGAGGTAACTTCCGTGAACCACGCGGGCATGGGAGACAGGGTTTGTATAGACACATGCTCCATCCTCTCTGAGGGGGAAGGAATGCTTGTCGGTTCACAGTCTTCGTGTCTCTTCCTGATACATTCCGAGTCGCTTGAAAGCAAATTTGTCAATGCGAGACCTTTTCGTGTCAACGCGGGCCCCGTCCACTCGTACATTCTTTCCCCCGGGGGACGGACCAGCTATCTTTCAGAGCTGAAGTCAGGCATGCAGCTGCCGGCGGTGAAAACCGACGGAACTTCAAGAAATGTGACTGTGGGAAGGGTGAAGATTGAGAGAAGACCTCTGTTGCTGATTCGTGCGGCAGTGGACGGAGAGGAATGCAGCATAATTCTTCAGAATGCAGAGACGGTTAATCTGTGCACTCTGTCCGGTCATATACCTGTTACAGGCATTAAGAAAGGTGACAGCGTAGTCATTTGCAGACAGGAAGGCGCCAGGCATTTCGGAATGAGAGTGAATGAGACTGTTTTTGAGAGGTAA
- a CDS encoding ACT domain-containing protein — protein MWEEIVREFGIYPSQSKVARAMLQLGLSVREGSIYCGEIRLSDAAIARALGVDRRVVHATAKTISESSELSKFFGFLKPVANLKDAGPQIGWSTIEITPDDADKPGILADVSRIIADAGISIRQAIVEDPELTENPRLYVVTSSEVPLELIPLLRRARGVSELTLK, from the coding sequence ATGTGGGAAGAGATAGTGAGAGAATTTGGAATTTACCCCAGCCAGTCAAAGGTGGCAAGGGCTATGCTGCAACTAGGACTTAGTGTCAGGGAAGGGAGTATCTACTGTGGTGAAATCAGGCTCAGCGACGCGGCGATAGCCCGTGCGCTTGGCGTTGACAGGAGAGTGGTTCATGCGACAGCAAAGACAATCTCGGAGAGCAGCGAACTTTCAAAATTCTTCGGTTTCCTGAAGCCCGTCGCCAACCTCAAGGATGCAGGACCCCAGATCGGATGGAGCACCATAGAGATCACGCCGGATGACGCAGATAAACCAGGCATACTTGCCGATGTATCAAGGATAATAGCCGATGCGGGAATAAGCATAAGACAGGCAATTGTGGAAGATCCGGAACTCACAGAGAATCCCAGGCTGTACGTCGTCACTTCCTCCGAAGTTCCGCTTGAGCTGATTCCGCTCCTGCGCAGGGCAAGGGGAGTCAGCGAACTCACACTGAAGTGA
- a CDS encoding helix-turn-helix domain-containing protein, whose translation MESIIVVALEGNSFRRLYAKLEKIAEVDILSRTTVATDALRDSYTLSLSTLFQGLTRKQLEHFSRAVASGYFDVPKKSSIERLARSAALGESVLQEHISKAESKIVYALYPYISLYLTSISTKPETIERQDKDKKGQ comes from the coding sequence ATGGAATCAATCATTGTTGTTGCCCTGGAGGGAAACAGTTTCAGGAGACTGTACGCAAAGCTTGAGAAGATTGCCGAGGTGGACATCCTGAGCAGAACTACTGTCGCGACCGACGCACTCCGCGATTCCTACACACTGTCATTATCCACTCTCTTCCAGGGTCTTACCAGGAAACAGCTGGAACATTTCTCGCGTGCCGTGGCTTCAGGATATTTCGATGTTCCGAAGAAAAGCTCAATTGAACGCCTTGCGAGATCAGCTGCATTGGGCGAATCCGTCCTGCAGGAACACATCAGCAAGGCGGAATCCAAAATAGTTTATGCGCTTTACCCGTACATCAGTCTGTACCTGACATCCATCTCCACGAAGCCGGAGACGATCGAACGACAGGATAAGGACAAAAAAGGTCAGTAG